The following proteins come from a genomic window of Candidozyma auris chromosome 4, complete sequence:
- the SRB8 gene encoding Srb8p — MTEAKPKSTKVAGGPRPSHPTTIKDSIMAMKYDMPRPATSVYPLDDKLSKKTYPDYCPWEDGEDSSQKLENSGYLNKGFFESSKVSNEYYSARNLIQETLFSSSQNCNKILRELSQHLTSSYKARDDSINTIRACSYAFRLPPRVTLTASKKDAWLKDLADPNVPLHIVSAKIPHGIRNKVLVDAMCSRNIPIPRAIWFTKCTLYSEIISMKKKSHVKNNSGSQSGIGQSVCSLQIIERRWLREWTQQVADYMLKFSREIGALTSHEAKTSYKERMDYLIAYVSAVYIEDLVDKPYFLSLVLRLLKEDHHVGSIKVSDLFELVKCEPEEEEDTVLRSLGGQSYDVGQILLALSLVKIFWKDIMLEDFLCKHLADALLLNYLIISKLPVNSKRVSRICVLSSQVKSESLSFIRGMIVELFLKKSDSFIIPSSWTVLGDVLLSIIRDSDVYSDETQRDVLERALVLMDFRNESLVVHSHDSCGERTTVTDMTQEAESSIERQYALFNRSSDDVLKLVEQLDRHKFKHTFPFSLLPSLSECRSSDGRNIRLYAVISWCVSSFRDMGLAKERILIVCNSIKAIITQQKGKNSTSIRNSLENDILECIFNLVEIPPTQLRFKNLYVLFNELYQLKVITISAYLRKLIASGIFYSSPKTSNLNEAEEVNEHAKLHLLLLKNLPVLNNRQCDRILKKWTENDLNFSEIFSDTTRMLREDNLDKILKNECEEFQHILRHIEGLSTGLQFLVINWFTSELKAFISKSSRLVHISPPIIARLYTLYASTCNLTAFFKVFVRFLLKNENKIIIFYMDTLYLLGKLILRHTGLLESLADGSVCATSTFSEILSLFLQAYKDLLSRESDMFDFRPLWILICRRLQRTPEQQHFQSSDPIKKGSYVYGFDQRATSMTLKSPVNDEDIHSADLTLHEVEMLASRDLMPLKEIELGDIVAEIKEECSCVVEIMKMNSLNAKVRALLELASFGPHEVSQLHLYKLLEHLRRLTLKSDPELVTHEFVKVLKDVLESKCEKRVSSLMTFVIAFEIVTIHSLFQLLDGFDSDILTLNVPQAKKIILSKLTSLDSGDYLLSVLLSLAFFEFKTKHHAILLKFIIDEHSRSKELSFIEEDSVYDLIVLEPKRTVDYMCGRLGKEKSCVILSTLLKVSPPVITIDDIGRLSDKINEFNLPMVQGMLSLLTSKDCDLKAVLDSIIKGSKSYLTVDNSYFGELFNLCHWNVRLEIFKQMENIFFNHLSSSMSSSSNIVYDARLSMLNDFFKKFRINSQEKIETSAAHFDELLKCLKYIVQKVDCSGKTTDKMGELSGEISTYLRIVIIRIETLTEVMSNSYSNSFEFLTLLVSLLNSEVISTTDERLRILLYDLLHTLRTSFMQQFMFRDNDDEVLNNAPSDNQVKLSKVSRTAPSIATDKVEQNDVKEKLAKAFAVLDIRDPVVVKHVGPEESFRYYADCASTLDEDELRSDGDVNILNQKNLFLCSKGHPSAFDSPFGEMHRHNVVRLPFAIKSFQLIENTGVGINDGCVNLALFRAYTTKENEP; from the coding sequence ATGACTGAAGCAAAACCCAAGTCCACCAAAGTAGCAGGAGGTCCAAGGCCTTCTCATCCCACAACTATCAAGGATTCAATTATGGCCATGAAGTACGATATGCCGAGGCCGGCTACGTCAGTGTATCCACTTGATGACAAACtttcgaagaagacatATCCAGATTACTGTCCGTGGGAAGACGGTGAGGATCTGTCGCAAAAGTTGGAGAATCTGGGCTATCTTAATAAgggcttctttgaaagctcTAAAGTGTCCAATGAGTATTACTCAGCCCGCAATTTGATTCAGGAAACACTATTCTCGTCCTCTCAGAACTGCAATAAGATTTTACGCGAACTATCACAGCATTTGACGAGCTCATATAAAGCTCGAGATGATTCTATAAACACAATCAGGGCGTGCTCTTATGCCTTTAGACTTCCACCGCGTGTAACTTTGACTGCACTGAAGAAAGATGCATGGCTCAAAGATTTGGCTGATCCAAACGTACCGCTTCACATCGTTTCAGCCAAAATTCCCCATGGGATTAGAAAcaaagttcttgttgatgcaaTGTGCAGCCGGAACATTCCCATACCACGAGCTATATGGTTCACGAAATGTACACTCTACAGCGAAATCATactgatgaagaagaaatcacaTGTGAAGAACAACAGCGGTTCTCAGTCAGGTATTGGTCAGTCAGTCTGTTCTCTTCAGATTATCGAAAGACGATGGCTTCGAGAATGGACCCAGCAAGTGGCTGATTATATGTTGAAATTCTCGAGAGAAATCGGGGCATTGACATCTCATGAGGCAAAAACGCTGTATAAAGAGCGAATGGACTATCTCATTGCCTATGTTCTGGCAGTATACATCGAAGACCTTGTGGACAAGCCTTacttcttgtccttggttcttcgacttcttAAAGAGGATCATCATGTGGGAAGTATAAAGGTGAgtgatctttttgaacttgtgAAGTGCgaaccagaagaagaagaggacaCCGTCCTTAGATCATTGGGCGGCCAATCCTATGATGTTGGCCAAATCTTGCTCGCTTTATCTCTCGTTAAAATCTTTTGGAAGGACATCATGTTAGAAGactttctttgcaagcatTTGGCCGACGCTCTCCTTTTGAACTACCTCATTATAAGCAAATTACCAGtaaattcaaaaagagtGTCGAGAATTTGCGTGCTTTCAAGCCAAGTAAAATCAGAATCCCTCAGCTTCATTAGGGGTATGATTGTTGAGTtattcttgaaaaagtcaGATTCCTTCATTATTCCATCATCTTGGACCGTTCTCGGGGATGTATTGCTTAGCATCATTCGGGACTCGGATGTATATAGTGATGAGACGCAGCGAGATGTTCTCGAGAGAGCACTCGTGTTGATGGATTTCAGAAATGAAAGCTTGGTGGTTCACTCCCACGATCTGTGTGGTGAGAGGACTACTGTTACTGATATGACTCAAGAGGCCGAGCTGAGTATAGAGCGTCAATATGCTTTATTTAATAGGTCAAGCGACGATGTTCTCAAGCTTGTGGAGCAGCTTGATCGCCATAAATTCAAGCATACTTTCCCCTTTTCGCTTCTACCATCATTAAGTGAATGCCGTTCTTCTGATGGGCGTAACATTAGGCTATACGCTGTGATTTCGTGGTGTGTCAGCTCTTTTAGAGATATGGGTTtggcaaaagaaaggaTTCTCATAGTATGCAACTCGATAAAAGCTATAATTACTCAACAAAAGGGTAAGAACAGCACATCCATTCGAAATTCCCTAGAGAATGATATCCTCGAGTGTATTTTCAACTTGGTTGAGATTCCGCCAACTCAACTACgtttcaaaaatctttATGTTCTCTTTAACGAGCTATATCAACTCAAGGTGATCACAATTTCTGCATATTTAAGGAAGCTCATAGCTAGCGGAATTTTCTATCTGTCTCCCAAAACGTCTAATCTCAATGAGGCTGAAGAAGTAAATGAACACGCAAAACTCCATCTTTTACTTCTTAAAAATCTACCCGTTCTTAATAATCGTCAATGCGACCGCATTCTTAAAAAGTGGACGGAGAATGACCTTAACTTTTCTGAAATCTTCAGTGACACGACAAGAATGCTACGCGAAGATAATTTGgacaaaattttgaagaatgaatGTGAGGAGTTTCAGCACATCTTGCGACACATTGAGGGACTCAGTACGGGGCTACAATTTCTTGTTATCAATTGGTTTACGTCTGAGTTAAAAGCGTTCATATCAAAGTCATCTAGGTTGGTTCACATCAGTCCCCCGATCATAGCAAGGCTTTACACTCTCTATGCTAGTACTTGCAACCTCACCGCCTTTTTTAAAGTCTTTGTTAGatttctcttgaagaatgaaAACAAAATTATCATTTTCTACATGGATACCTTGTATCTTCTTGGAAAACTTATTTTAAGGCATACTGGTCTCCTCGAGTCTTTGGCTGATGGTTCAGTTTGTGCTACCTCAACATTTTCGGAGATTCTCagcctcttccttcaagcaTACAAGGATCTTCTTTCACGAGAGTCCGATATGTTTGATTTTAGGCCACTTTGGATCTTGATTTGCCGCAGACTTCAAAGAACCCCTGAGCAGCAGCACTTTCAATCATCAGACCCAATAAAGAAGGGAAGCTACGTGTATGGCTTCGATCAGAGGGCCACTTCGATGACCTTGAAGTCGCCTGTGAATGATGAGGACATTCACAGTGCTGACCTTACTCTTCATGAAGTCGAAATGTTGGCATCTCGCGACCTCATGCCTCTTAAAGAGATTGAGTTAGGTGATATCGTTGCAGAAATAAAGGAGGAATGCTCATGTGTGGTTGAAATAATGAAAATGAACCTGCTTAATGCCAAAGTGAGAGCTTTACTTGAGCTCGCATCCTTCGGCCCACATGAAGTGAGTCAATTGCATCTTtacaagcttttggaacATTTGAGACGACTCACATTGAAGTCAGATCCGGAACTTGTTACTCACGAGTTTGTTAAAGTGCTAAAAGATGTTTTGGAGCTGAAATGCGAAAAACGAGTATCATCCTTGATGACTTTCGTTATAGCTTTCGAGATTGTAACCATACATTCATTATTTCAATTATTGGATGGATTTGATTCAGATATCCTTACTTTAAACGTTCCACaagccaaaaaaatcatcCTCCTGAAGCTCACGTCATTGGATCTGGGTGATTATCTCTTATCAGTCCTACTATCATTGGCATTCTTCGAATTTAAAACAAAGCATCACGCCATTTTACTCAAATTTATTATAGATGAGCATTCTAGGAGCAAAGAACTTTCATTCATCGAGGAAGACAGCGTTTACGATTTAATTGTTCTAGAGCCAAAACGAACGGTCGATTACATGTGTGGAAGgcttggaaaagaaaagagttGTGTTATATTGAGCACTTTGTTGAAAGTTTCGCCTCCAGTAATCACGATTGACGATATTGGGAGGCTCTCGGATAAAATAAATGAATTCAATCTTCCTATGGTACAGGGTATGCTAAGTTTGCTCACAAGCAAAGATTGTGATTTGAAAGCTGTTCTTGATCTGATCATAAAAGGTTCGAAGTCGTACTTGACTGTGGATAACTCCTACTTCggtgagctcttcaatcttTGTCACTGGAATGTTAGACTTGAAATCTTCAAGCAAATGGAGAAtattttcttcaaccaTTTGCTGTCGTCCATGTCCTCATCATCGAATATTGTTTACGACGCTCGCTTAAGCATGCTAAacgacttcttcaaaaaattccGTATCAACAGTCAGGAAAAAATCGAAACGTCGGCAGCtcattttgatgaattgtTAAAATGCTTGAAATATATAGTCCAGAAAGTTGATTGTTCTGGCAAGACAACGGATAAGATGGGTGAACTTCTGGGCGAAATTTCGACGTATCTAAGAATTGTGATTATCAGAATTGAGACCTTGACGGAGGTAATGCTGAACAGCTATTCGAactcttttgaatttcTAACTCTACTCGTGAGCTTGCTCAACTCAGAAGTCATTTCTACTACGGATGAGCGTCTACGAATTTTGCTTTATGATTTGCTTCATACACTCAGAACTTCTTTCATGCAGCAGTTCATGTTTAGGGataatgatgatgaggtCCTCAATAACGCTCCCTCTGACAATCAAGTCAAActttcaaaagtttctcGAACAGCACCTTCAATTGCTACGGATAAAGTAGAGCAAAATGATGTCAAGGAGAAACTTGCCAAAGCCTTCGCAGTTCTCGATATTCGAGACCCTGTCGTTGTGAAGCATGTCGGGCCTGAAGAATCCTTCCGCTATTATGCAGATTGTGCTTCCactcttgatgaagatgaattAAGAAGTGATGGGGACGTCAACATTTTGAATCAGAAGAacctttttttgtgttcAAAAGGACATCCATCCGCTTTTGATAGCCCATTTGGGGAGATGCATCGTCATAATGTCGTTCGATTACCCTTCGCGATCAAAAGCTTTCAGCTCATAGAGAATACTGGAGTTGGTATTAACGATGGATGCGTTAATTTAGCATTATTTAGGGCTTATACTACTAAGGAAAATGAGCCATGA
- a CDS encoding Zn(2+) transporter: MSFNSHPTKSNAQASSKKDSAHVEDSTGSSTWTNKMVPDLSFLSNNFSSDSINVYDSSTKTAFSDDLGLSNASAGDRPLGNHSMEGRKVSITPTDVNSPRLSSSPVIQASAQHRTRTSNYSDLPRPKSLYVGDAMNFALSEENANMSLSKSEKRNSFQYLDRSIYTPHLSPQQSEHRKPRSRSTSPIRSRSSRRGSQSPVRNIASTRGGSPVRTPFNFKPQDISQGSNSSLVVKPAHRKGHRYKHSSVSMNFFQEPASIADPVLQQNLVPHSYPMPNITESWASADTVQRYNVFLAFSHFVMSIAVYVSGTMIGEAAFSTLSHLVFYDSLGSFVLATVTILSNFDVWKKPSITYPFGIGRLEVLMGFGLSTSLVMVGCDLISHFIEELIVKLAVVEAADSTDHGSHHIHESGDKHNSFVLYEVILSLVLVITWLTSSFIIDSGKLYKMMVGTDYTKTKPQSKSSEGVLNFLEHNGPSFRERAIAFLAALVKNPMRIITLSYTTFLMLSPLAPKALVNDFNFDVDEASTLVVAFTLSYAGWKLVSTLGGILLISFPYTEYDYSVLKSTVIEHIMDLESFKTSYSLSHLHIAKVDYQMYVAGVKVAMEGGSADDESRLLFELDRIFRNAMEAFERDSFVETTIDIERV, encoded by the coding sequence ATGCTGTTTAATCTGCATCCTACGAAATCAAATGCTCAAGCGAGCCTGAAGAAAGATAGCGCCCATGTCGAAGATTCAACAGGCTCCTCTACGTGGACCAACAAGATGGTTCCCGATTTATCGTTCTTGAGTAACAATTTTTCAAGCGACTCGATTAACGTTTACGAttcctcaacaaaaacagcTTTTCTGGACGACTTGGGTCTCTCCAACGCATCGGCGGGGGATCGCCCTTTAGGCAACCATTCGATGGAGGGAAGGAAAGTCTCGATCACCCCTACTGATGTTAACTCTCCTAGATTATCGTCCTCTCCAGTGATACAAGCATCAGCTCAACATCGAACTCGAACTTCGAATTATTCTGATTTACCAAGGCCCAAGTCGTTGTATGTGGGTGATGCAATGAACTTTGCATTGAGTGAGGAAAACGCAAACATGAGCTTACTGAAATCGGAGAAACGAAATTCATTCCAGTATCTTGATAGATCTATTTATACACCTCATCTTTCGCCTCAGCAGTCAGAGCATCGTAAACCGAGGTCTAGGTCAACGTCGCCAATTCGCTCTAGATCATCGAGAAGAGGCTCACAGTCCCCTGTTAGAAACATCGCCTCGACAAGAGGCGGTTCTCCTGTGAGAACACCTTTCAATTTCAAGCCTCAGGATATATCTCAAGGCTCGAACTCCTCATTGGTTGTTAAACCTGCTCATCGTAAGGGCCACAGGTATAAACATTCGTCAGTCtcaatgaacttcttcCAGGAACCTGCCTCGATTGCAGATCCAGTGTTGCAGCAAAACCTCGTGCCACATCTGTATCCCATGCCAAACATCACAGAATCTTGGGCATCAGCAGACACCGTGCAGAGATACAATGTGTTTCTAGCattttctcattttgtGATGTCTATCGCAGTGTATGTATCAGGGACCATGATTGGTGAAGCTGCCTTCTCTACGCTTTCGCATCTCGTGTTTTATGATTCTCTCGGTTCGTTTGTATTGGCTACTGTCACTATATTATCAaattttgatgtttggAAGAAGCCCTCTATCACGTATCCATTCGGTATCGGACGACTTGAGGTCCTAATGGGGTTTGGTCTCAGCACCTCACTTGTCATGGTGGGGTGTGATCTCATTTCACACTTCATAGAGGAGTTGATTGTAAAGCttgctgttgttgaagccGCTGATAGTACAGACCATGGGTCACACCATATCCACGAATCTGGTGACAAACACAATTCCTTTGTACTTTATGAAGTGATTTTGTCTCTAGTTTTGGTCATTACGTGGCTAACATCGTCATTTATCATTGACAGCGGAAAGCTCTACAAGATGATGGTAGGTACGGACTACACTAAAACCAAGCCTCAGCTGAAATCAAGTGAGGGTGTTCTAAATTTTTTGGAACACAATGGTCCTCTGTTTAGAGAGAGAGCAATAGCGTTTCTAGCGGCCTTGGTCAAAAATCCTATGCGTATCATTACGCTATCGTACACTACATTTTTGATGCTATCACCTCTAGCTCCTAAAGCGTTGGTGAatgacttcaacttcgaTGTGGATGAGGCTTCAACACTAGTGGTTGCTTTCACACTCAGTTATGCTGGATGGAAGCTTGTTTCAACTCTTGGTGGGATCCTCTTGATCTCGTTTCCTTATACGGAATACGACTATAGTGTTCTTAAAAGCACGGTTATCGAGCATATAATGGATCtcgaaagcttcaaaaCATCCTACTCCTTAAGTCATCTACACATTGCCAAAGTTGATTATCAAATGTATGTTGCGGGTGTGAAAGTTGCTATGGAAGGAGGGAGTGCCGACGATGAATCGCGTTTGCTTTTTGAACTAGATCGAATTTTTCGCAACGCAAtggaagcttttgaaaggGACAGCTTTGTTGAAACCACAATTGATATTGAACGGGTTTAG
- the ARG8 gene encoding acetylornithine transaminase: protein MLRNTLRSTSKSGLKSIKSVSSPTTKNLLNSYRKYSIARADEDDHSITGQFVNDVSKPYTVATYARPNLVVARGKGSYLFGLDDRRYVDFTAGIAVTCLGHSNDEVFEVIKKQSSTLMHCSNLYYNIPASELANKLVAETLEAGGMHDAQKVFICNSGTEANEAALKFARKYAKTQSDSKIEIIAFENGFHGRTMGALSVTANPKYQTPFAPLVPGVHIADPHDIESVKRVISKDKTAAVIIEPIQGEGGIHVIDSEFLIQLKELCVQNDVILIYDEIQCGLGRTSKLWAHCELPKESHPDIVTMAKALGNGFPIGAVLTNEKVAQVIAAGDHGTTYGGNPLGAAVGLHVVETVSDAHFLSNVAVKGELLQNGLQDIRSKYPDHVESVRGRGLLLGLQLKPALDCGALVNKARELGLLVVTAGGNVVRIVPALNIPNQTIEEGLALLSQAIQDVIHT, encoded by the coding sequence ATGCTTCGTAACACTTTAAGAAGCACAAGCAAAAGCGGGTTGAAGTCTATAAAATCGGTTTCTTCGCCCACGACCAAAAACTTGCTCAATTCGTACCGCAAATACTCAATTGCTAGAGCAGATGAGGACGATCACTCGATCACAGGCCAGTTTGTTAACGACGTATCGAAACCATACACCGTTGCAACTTACGCTCGTCCCAACCTTGTCGTCGCTCGTGGAAAGGGATCATATCTCTTTGGCCTCGATGACAGACGTTATGTTGACTTTACAGCGGGTATTGCTGTAACTTGCTTAGGTCATAGCAATGACGAGGTTTTTGAAGTGATCAAAAAGCAATCACTGACCTTGATGCATTGTTCCAATCTATACTACAACATCCCAGCGAGCGAGTTAGCGAATAAGCTCGTGGCTGAAACTCTAGAGGCCGGAGGAATGCATGATGCGCAGAAGGTGTTCATTTGCAATTCCGGGACCGAAGCTAATGAGGCAGCTCTTAAATTTGCAAGAAAGTACGCCAAAACTCAGAGTGATTCCAAAATTGAGATTATTGCATTCGAAAATGGTTTCCATGGGCGTACAATGGGAGCTTTGTCTGTCACAGCGAATCCGAAATACCAAACTCCTTTTGCTCCTTTGGTACCAGGAGTCCATATCGCAGATCCGCACGACATTGAATCTGTAAAACGCGTTATCAGCAAGGATAAGACTGCTGCCGTAATAATTGAACCTATACAAGGCGAAGGAGGGATTCATGTGATTGACTCAGAATTCTTGATTCAATTGAAAGAATTATGCGTTCAAAATGATGTCATACTTATTTATGATGAAATCCAGTGTGGTTTGGGTAGAACCTCTAAACTTTGGGCTCATTGCGAGTTGCCCAAGGAATCTCACCCCGATATCGTCACGATGGCAAAGGCCTTGGGGAATGGGTTCCCCATTGGAGCTGTATTGACAAATGAGAAGGTCGCGCAGGTAATCGCAGCTGGAGATCATGGCACTACATACGGCGGTAATCCCTTAGGGGCTGCTGTAGGTTTACATGTGGTTGAGACGGTCAGCGATGCTCATTTTTTGAGCAATGTAGCGGTCAAAGGAGAGCTTCTCCAGAATGGGTTGCAGGACATCCGTTCTAAATATCCCGACCACGTGGAATCAGTTAGGGGACGCGGTTTGTTACTTGGTTTGCAGCTCAAGCCAGCTTTAGATTGTGGTGCATTGGTGAACAAGGCCCGAGAGCTTGGCCTTTTGGTAGTAACTGCCGGTGGAAATGTGGTGAGGATTGTCCCCGCCTTGAATATACCAAATCAaaccattgaagaaggattAGCGTTGTTATCACAAGCTATACAAGACGTCATTCACACATAG